The region CGGTCCAATCCCTTTGACGTTCTCAAAGCTTAAGAACCTGGAGACCCTGTAAAGTCAATAGCAGAGCCACATTTGATATATTCACTGTGCTTTCGTATGCTcaaaatctatatatttttctgttcTTGCAGTTGGGCATCGGACAATGATTTCACAGGGAGAATACCTGATTATATAGGGAGCTTCACAAATTTGAAAGAACTGTAAGAATTTTTGTCAACTTATAAATGTAAACTTTGTAAGAGGAATCATTTGTGTTTTATTTAAGAGAAATATTATATCGTGGGATATGCAGCTCGAACagtggcatttttttttttgccgcgGAGGCCAAGACGGCCTACCGAATATATTAAGATTGGAAGGAGGAAAGAAACAAGTGATTCCTAAGATGCTCGGCGCAAAGCGTTGAGTCCGGCCATTGCCAGGAGGAACCGAAAAAAACCACTGGCATTGAAACACTGAGATATCCATAAtactttcataaaaaaaccagCAACACCTTTTATCCCTCTATGGAACCCCTTGCCATGATAACTTTATGAAAATACAGAGGATACCCATGGAACCTaagaaacattaaacatagtcaTGAACTAATGATACCCTTGTGAAAAAAGGGCAAACTTTTCCTTGATAAGTGTGCTATAATGTATGAAGGGCATATCATGATGTCATTTCTCTGTTTATTGAACTGATCTGTACAGGATTTTGAGATGTGAGCTTACTTTTCCTTAGTTTAAGTATGCATCTTCCTTCTTTATCTTAAACTGCAAATATGTAGGAGGTTTCAAGGAAATTCTTTTCAAGGCCCAATTCCGGCAAGTTTTTCCAACTTAACCAACTTGACAAGCCTGTaagtattttgtttctttggtgACATATATCCCTCGATGATTGGGATGTCCAAGCTTGACTGTAACTTATGTGCTAAATACCCATGTGCAGACGGATTGGTGATATCGTAAGCAGGAGCTCTTCATTGGCCTTTGTCAGTAACCTAACGTCTTTAAGTATCCTGTATGTGACCCGATTTTAAGTTCTAATCATGTTACAGTTTTATACAATGAGAaagttctatttttcttagtTTGAATATTTGTTCTTTTAGAATATTGAGGAACTGCAAGATATCTGATAATCTTGGGACAGTAAATTTTTCTAAGCTGTCTGGATTAACCTTGCTGTAAGTTTCTCATACTCAGTGACATAGTGACACTTTATGTTTCCATTAGTATCTgttcattatagtttaatatgaaGTATTTATTCTGAGTAATATTGTTATCCTATGGCACAGGGACTTGAGCTTTAACAATATCACAGGTCAAATTCCTCAGTCGATCCTCAATCTGGACAAGCTTGCATACTTGTAAGGAGTCTTTGCCTGGAGATTACTACAACTATCATAACACCTTAAGCTGATGCCCATGTTTCATTATTGTGAACTTAATTCAATTCAGGTTTCTCGGGAACAATAGCCTTACAGGAAATCTACCAGCAGTGAAAAGCTCCTCACTAAACAATTTGTACGGTATTCAATTGAACACAGTAGTATACCGCCAATAATTTTCAGCATTGCTATGACATTCATTCAATACGTGTTAATTCTAGGCATTTTGCAGAGATTTTTCATACAACCAACTCACGGGAAGCTTTCCTTCATGGGCTACCCAGAACAATCTGCAATTGTAAGTTGAAAGCTCTGAAATTTCTTATAAATATGGGAAATAAAGATACATCCAATATTGATTGTATGAAGTTGTTACCTGACaattttcatgttttgttttgtacaAGGAATTTGGTGGCAAACAAATTCTATTTTAATAGCAACAACAATAGGTATTTTAGGCATTTCATTCGCaagtatttattttgatgaAACCTTTCTcgcaaatttttaatttttatttccattATATGCACAGTATTCTACCGTCAGGATTAAACTGTCTCCAGCAGGACACTCCCTGTTTCCTTGGTTCTCCAGAATGTATATTTCTTCACTCTTCATTATTTGTACCCGTTAAAAGGGCTCACAAATttcaataatataataattttggaTATCTTAACTGTAGACTATTCCTTTGCGGTAGACTGTGGAAGTAATAGATCTAGGAGAGGCTTAGATAACACAATCTATGAAGTAGATCCTACAAATATTGGAGCAGCATCGTATTATGTTACCAAGGAAACAAGATGGGGTGTCAGCAATGTAGGAAGATTCAATGATGCTCCAAACGGAAGCTATCTAATATCAAGCCCCCAGCAGTTTCAAAATGCAAATGATCCAGAACTGTTCCAAACTGCGAGGATGTCACCGTCATCATTGAGATATTATGGCCTAGGACTTGAGAATGGAAATTACACTGTTCTTCTTCAATTTGCAGAGTTTGCTTATCCAGACTCAAAAACTTGGCAGAGCAATGGAAGGAGAGTTTTTGACATATATGTCCAggtatatataattactagTGCAGCAATTTGCTTATTacgttttttcttctttatctGAAAATATTCTCTTATCCATCTTCGCATTTTGTTAGGGTGATctgaaagaaaagaattttGATGTAAGGAAAACAGCAGGTGGAAAATCTTTTACTGCAGTTAACAAAATATACAACACAACTGTGTCGAAGAACTTCCTTGAGATACATCTCTTTTGGGCTGGCAAGGGAACTTGTTGCATTCCCACTCAAGGTTACTATGGACCGATAATCTCTGCACTAAGTGTGACACCAAGTAAGCTGAatcatcaaataattaacttcAAGAGGGCATTGTATTTGATTCTAAttattaaaacaatttttctagattttactCCCACCGTGAGAAATGGAgttccaaaaaagaaaagtaaagtAGGTGCAATTGTCGGAATAGTGATTGGTGCATCAGTTTTAGGGGCAGCAACCTTGGTTGGAATCTTTCTGTTcatgaagaagagaagaaaagaagcacAACAGCAAGAAGGTACAGTTTATAAGTGCAACTATTTAgacatcaaaattttcaaatgattTATTCCTGGCATAATTTTTCCCATAATTGctggaaaaaaatacagaacTGTACAACCTGGCTGGGAGGCCTAATATTTTCAGTAACACTGAACTGAAGTTAGCTACAGAGAATTTCAGTTCTCACAACATGGTTGGAGAAGGCGGATATGGCCCAGTCTATAAGGTTGGAGGTTCACCTGACTTATTTTGTGAAACTTCCTTCGATGATTACATTATTGTATATTAAGTCTAGCGGCATGCCCTTGTCACTTAATTGGTACATAATGAAAACATGTATGTAACACAAAGATTTTCCTTTGGCAGGGCAAGCTACCTGATGGAAGAGTTGTAGCCGTCAAACAACTTTCTCAATCATCTCATCAGGGGAAAAGTGAGTTTGTGACAGAAGTTGCTACAATTTCGGCAGTGCAACACCGGAACCTTGTGAAATTGCATGGCTGTTGTATTGATAGTAGCATGCCCTTGTTGGTATATGAGTACCTTGAAAATGGAAGCCTGGACAGAGCACTCTTTGGTAAGTTCATTTCTGCTCATCTCTAGCACCCTTTAGTTCCTTTCTTCATGCACTCTCAAGAATTTTCCTCTCTACATTATACCATCATCTTGATTCTTGAGGGCTTATTTCTACATGTTCAGGGAGCAAAAGCTTGAATCTAGACTGGCCGACACGCTTTGAGATCATT is a window of Oryza brachyantha chromosome 8, ObraRS2, whole genome shotgun sequence DNA encoding:
- the LOC102723075 gene encoding probable LRR receptor-like serine/threonine-protein kinase At1g56130, translating into MGRRCGGGGGGRHGRRQLVWVVLACSWVAAAQAQAQQAPRTDPVEVAALNAILGRWGTSPPTTWNTTGDPCSGTAVDDTNIDSSQTINPGIKCECSYENNTVCHINKLRVYSLDVAGPIPAELENLTYLANLNLQQNCLTGPVPSFIGKFPMQYLTLSINSLSGPLPKELGNLTDLRSLGIGSNNFTGELPEELGNLTKLTQLYIDSSGVSGPIPLTFSKLKNLETLWASDNDFTGRIPDYIGSFTNLKELRFQGNSFQGPIPASFSNLTNLTSLRIGDIVSRSSSLAFVSNLTSLSILILRNCKISDNLGTVNFSKLSGLTLLDLSFNNITGQIPQSILNLDKLAYLFLGNNSLTGNLPAVKSSSLNNLDFSYNQLTGSFPSWATQNNLQLNLVANKFYFNSNNNSILPSGLNCLQQDTPCFLGSPEYYSFAVDCGSNRSRRGLDNTIYEVDPTNIGAASYYVTKETRWGVSNVGRFNDAPNGSYLISSPQQFQNANDPELFQTARMSPSSLRYYGLGLENGNYTVLLQFAEFAYPDSKTWQSNGRRVFDIYVQGDLKEKNFDVRKTAGGKSFTAVNKIYNTTVSKNFLEIHLFWAGKGTCCIPTQGYYGPIISALSVTPNFTPTVRNGVPKKKSKVGAIVGIVIGASVLGAATLVGIFLFMKKRRKEAQQQEELYNLAGRPNIFSNTELKLATENFSSHNMVGEGGYGPVYKGKLPDGRVVAVKQLSQSSHQGKSEFVTEVATISAVQHRNLVKLHGCCIDSSMPLLVYEYLENGSLDRALFGSKSLNLDWPTRFEIILGIARGLTYLHEESNVRIVHRDIKASNVLLDTDLTPKISDFGLAKLYDEKKTHISTKIAGTLGYLAPEYAMRGHLTEKADVFAFGVVALETVAGRPNTDNSLEEDKIYLFEWAWVLYERNQALGIVDLKLKEFNDKEAFRVICAALLCTQGSPHKRPSMSRVMAILTGDIEVTEVVTKPSYITEWQLRGGDTSYATSSYYSESTTGEFRERRETSPLHSSLEITGGIDEGR